One Psychrobacillus glaciei genomic region harbors:
- the hslU gene encoding ATP-dependent protease ATPase subunit HslU, which yields MNENNLTPKQITEHLNKYIVGQDAAKKAVAVALRNRYRRQLLDEDMKNEVIPKNILMIGPTGVGKTEIARRIAKLTKAPFVKVEATKFTEVGYVGRDVESMVRDLVEAAIRIVKEEKMEEVKDQAIRLANDAIVKLLVPSLKKKSASQNPFEALFGGKADDEHQDNDDTEVRIKRSQIAEDLRDGKLEEEIVTVEVTEQAPSIFDALQGGGMESMGMNMQDALSSLVPKKKKKRKMKVKDARKVLLQEEASKLIDNDELSQIAIEKTEQTGIIFIDEMDKIANKSGGSASADVSREGVQRDILPIVEGSTVNTKYGAVKTDYILFIAAGAFHMSKPSDLIPELQGRFPIRVELEKLTKEDFVRILKEPQHSLTKQYEALLQTEGVTISFTDDSIERIGEIAYEVNQETDNIGARRLHTILEKILEELSFEASDISPAHIQITPGYIDQKLDNIVKNKDLSQFIL from the coding sequence ATGAATGAAAATAACTTAACGCCAAAACAAATTACGGAGCACTTAAATAAATATATCGTTGGGCAAGATGCTGCAAAAAAAGCGGTAGCAGTAGCTCTTCGAAATAGATATAGAAGACAACTACTAGATGAAGATATGAAGAATGAAGTAATCCCTAAAAACATCTTAATGATTGGTCCAACTGGGGTTGGGAAAACAGAAATAGCGAGAAGAATTGCAAAGCTTACAAAAGCCCCTTTTGTAAAAGTAGAGGCGACTAAATTTACAGAAGTAGGTTATGTCGGTAGAGACGTTGAATCAATGGTAAGAGATTTAGTGGAAGCAGCTATTCGAATTGTGAAAGAAGAGAAAATGGAAGAAGTGAAAGATCAGGCAATACGATTAGCGAATGATGCTATTGTAAAGCTTCTTGTTCCTTCGTTAAAGAAAAAGAGTGCCAGCCAAAATCCGTTCGAAGCATTATTTGGAGGAAAAGCAGATGATGAACACCAAGATAATGATGATACGGAAGTTCGTATAAAAAGATCACAAATTGCAGAAGATTTAAGAGATGGAAAACTAGAAGAAGAAATTGTTACAGTAGAAGTTACAGAACAAGCTCCATCTATCTTTGACGCACTTCAAGGCGGCGGGATGGAGAGTATGGGGATGAATATGCAAGATGCACTTTCTAGTTTAGTTCCAAAGAAAAAGAAAAAAAGAAAAATGAAAGTAAAAGATGCTCGGAAAGTATTATTGCAGGAAGAAGCGAGCAAACTAATTGATAATGATGAGTTATCTCAAATTGCGATAGAAAAAACCGAACAGACTGGAATAATATTTATTGATGAAATGGATAAAATTGCGAATAAAAGTGGTGGTAGTGCTTCTGCGGATGTTTCGCGAGAAGGCGTTCAACGCGATATTTTACCAATTGTCGAAGGTTCAACTGTGAATACGAAATATGGTGCAGTAAAAACGGATTATATCTTGTTTATTGCAGCTGGTGCTTTCCATATGTCGAAACCCTCTGATTTAATCCCTGAGCTTCAAGGTAGATTTCCGATTCGTGTAGAATTAGAAAAACTTACAAAAGAAGATTTTGTTCGAATTTTAAAAGAACCTCAACATTCTCTAACAAAACAATATGAAGCATTACTTCAAACAGAAGGTGTAACAATTTCGTTTACAGATGACTCAATTGAAAGAATTGGTGAAATAGCATATGAGGTGAATCAAGAAACGGATAATATAGGAGCTCGACGTCTTCATACGATACTCGAAAAGATCTTAGAAGAACTATCGTTTGAAGCTTCTGACATTTCTCCAGCTCATATTCAAATAACTCCTGGATATATTGACCAAAAACTTGACAATATTGTGAAGAATAAAGATTTATCGCAATTTATATTGTAA
- the flgB gene encoding flagellar basal body rod protein FlgB, translated as MGIFGGTISSLERGLDFSAMKHKAIAQNIANVDTPNYKAKSVNFKNFLSDAKHSTISAYRTNEKHFNFQMNTSSPGVNNYADFQYSQNGNGVDMDKEQANLATNQIYYNALVDRMSSKLNTLQSVIKGGR; from the coding sequence TTGGGTATTTTTGGAGGAACAATTTCAAGTTTAGAACGCGGTTTAGATTTTTCAGCAATGAAACATAAAGCAATCGCACAAAATATTGCAAATGTCGACACGCCAAATTATAAAGCGAAGAGTGTTAATTTCAAGAATTTCTTGTCTGATGCCAAACATTCGACAATTTCCGCATATCGCACGAATGAAAAACATTTTAACTTTCAAATGAACACAAGTTCACCAGGTGTTAATAATTATGCTGATTTTCAATATAGTCAGAATGGTAATGGAGTAGACATGGATAAAGAGCAAGCGAATCTAGCGACAAACCAAATCTATTATAATGCATTGGTTGACCGGATGAGCAGCAAGTTAAATACTTTGCAATCTGTCATTAAAGGAGGTCGCTAA
- the codY gene encoding GTP-sensing pleiotropic transcriptional regulator CodY, with translation MNLLSKTRKINSMLQASAGKPVNFKEMAATLSDVIECNAFILSRKGKLLGHEVHQQIENERMIKMMEERQFPEDYTKNLFSVNETSSNLDVYNQHTVFPVENRELFKDGLTTIVPIIGGGERLGTLILGRLKQEFHDDDLILGEYGATVVGMEILREKSEEIEGEARSKAVVQMAINSLSYSELEAIEHIFEELDGNEGLLVASKIADRVGITRSVIVNALRKLESAGVIESRSLGMKGTYIKVLNDKFLAELAQLKLK, from the coding sequence ATGAATTTATTAAGTAAAACAAGAAAGATTAACTCGATGCTCCAAGCATCTGCAGGTAAACCTGTTAATTTTAAAGAAATGGCAGCAACATTAAGCGACGTTATTGAATGTAACGCTTTCATCTTAAGCCGTAAAGGTAAACTACTAGGACATGAAGTACATCAACAAATTGAAAATGAACGTATGATTAAAATGATGGAAGAACGTCAATTCCCAGAAGATTATACAAAAAACTTATTTAGTGTTAACGAAACTTCTTCAAATTTAGATGTATACAACCAACATACAGTATTTCCTGTAGAAAATCGCGAATTATTTAAAGATGGGTTAACAACGATTGTACCGATTATCGGTGGTGGAGAACGTTTGGGTACTTTAATCCTTGGACGTTTAAAACAAGAATTCCATGATGATGATTTAATTCTTGGAGAATATGGTGCTACTGTTGTTGGGATGGAAATCTTACGTGAAAAATCAGAAGAAATTGAAGGCGAAGCAAGAAGTAAAGCTGTCGTTCAAATGGCGATAAATTCTTTATCCTATAGTGAGCTAGAAGCAATTGAGCATATTTTTGAAGAATTAGATGGAAATGAAGGCTTACTAGTAGCTTCAAAAATTGCTGACCGCGTAGGTATTACTCGTTCTGTAATTGTAAATGCTTTACGTAAGCTTGAAAGTGCTGGAGTAATTGAATCTAGATCATTAGGTATGAAAGGAACGTACATTAAAGTACTTAATGATAAATTCCTTGCAGAACTAGCTCAATTAAAATTGAAATAA